The genomic interval GTTTACAATTGATAGTAGAATTTCGTTAGCAGACTTGACATATATAAGCAGCTCATAAATTGATGGTGACCTTTACTATCAATTTATGAGCTGCTAAATCTTAGAGCAAGTTTTGAACATTACGATTATCACAAAAAACTGTTATTGTACGCTTGCTCCGTTGCTAGGCAATGAACCAAAGCACGCTAGCTAAGTACGAAAGACAAATCAAAAAACATTTCCACTTATTAACAATAACAAGATAATGATCACTTGGGAATTAGCCTTTTTTATAAAAATTTACTATTTCAATAGTTTTTGTTAAGACATTTCCTTTTGCAAAAATCCAATCAAGTCGTCTTTCCGGTCCGCACTCTGTAGGATCATCAAAACCATTGAAAGTTCCAAGCCAAGATCTTCATTAATTCAGGTTTGAGCAGTTACTCATAGATCAGCAAATGCTCCATCACTTGTTAGTGTTTGATGTGGAAGCCTATTAGGACTAGTATTGAAATCCCCTGTTAATAAAATTGGAATCTATTGTTTAAATTCTTCAGTAAATGTTCAACGTTCTTTTTTAGTCATTGTAGATTCTCCTCAAATGTATTATATGTAGTCTACTGACCTTAAAAGAACAGTCCAACTAAGTGTAGCCTATCTAATAAATAATGATTATTTAAACCAATCTCAAATTATGAAACACAGAAAAAACTCTTTATATAATCATCAATCTTACAACATACCTCTCTTACTTCATTCACAAAACGATTTCTTTGCCTAACAAAATAAGTCTTTGTAAACAAAAAATCTTCTGATGATACGTTTCCTGAGTAAATATTCCTCACTTTTGCTAAACCTGGATATGGTTGAAATGGATAGGTATTATCGTATTCATACTTGCTGGAATAAGAAAACATTAGTCTATTTAATGTTCCACCAACTACTTTTATCATGTTGTTATATGCATCAGCATGTTCAATTTCTGTATCCGAAAGTGTTTTTACCTGTTCAGTTAGTAAATCAAGCGCTTTATGAATCGGTGTAAAATCAAATTGGTCATCTGAATTTCTGTCAATTTCTCCGATGATTTTTCGGCTATTATTTACAAATAACGTTAGATTAAGCGGTATAATTGCTAAATTGGTAAGTTCATAGACAAGCGAAGTATGCAACTTCGTATCCCGAACTAATAGTTCTAAATCAATTTTGTCATACAAATCTTCCTCTGTATGCCACCACCAATTACCGCCAGGTGTTTGATAGATCTTTTCATCTTCATTAGGTTCATACTTAAACTGAATATGAATCGGAACATTCGTCCCCCAAAAGGATTGGTCTGCACCGCGAGGGAGGTATACGAAATGATTTGGCTTTTGACCTGTAAAATAAGCAATAATGTTTTCTAGTAATCTTCGATCCTCGATGGAGCTTGACCTTGGAATGACGTTGATCCCTCCCATGGTTCCAGGGAAATCCACATTGATGTGTGCAATGCACTTTTCATTGATTTCATGCCAATAATGAACAATACCATGTAGAGCCCGCATATCTTCCATTTGAATGTCCGGGCCACCATGCCAATTTGATCCCTCGTGTCAAACCTCCTTTTTTATTTGAAAATACCCGTGCCAATTCAAGCAATAATGCATTACCGCCAGCATTATCGGTTGCACCTTTATGCCATGAATCGTAATGACCTGAGACTAAAATGTATTGATCTGTCTTACCTGGTATCGAAGCAATCGGTAAACTGACTCGTTTGATTCCGGTCCGTACGACCGTTTTCACGACAACTTTGATTTCTTCTTTTTGCATACGTTCCAATAATTGCATTCCATCGTGAAAAGTAATCCCAACCACAGGTATTTTTGTTAACTGATCCACATTTTCAATTGTAGGCGTTCCCCATACTGCTCCAACCGTTTCTTCATGGATTACCTTTTCATGTGATGGCCATATATGAATTAATCCCTTCGCGCCAGCACTCTGAATTTTCTTGACGTAATCCTCATAAAAATTCCAACTGACAACAATCTTCCCTTGTAAATTTGTATA from Metabacillus sediminilitoris carries:
- a CDS encoding M28 family peptidase — encoded protein: MDKYKFNPSEYAELIQLINKEQLDKHAKALTQWERLSGEKEAEIAADYILEQLNKYGVYHERCEFDSYFSDPIHGEVNVISSDIISLKAKSRSFSLHCPEGIAGEAVYDFYSEERYNSCTDAIDRYTNLQGKIVVSWNFYEDYVKKIQSAGAKGLIHIWPSHEKVIHEETVGAVWGTPTIENVDQLTKIPVVGITFHDGMQLLERMQKEEIKVVVKTVVRTGIKRVSLPIASIPGKTDQYILVSGHYDSWHKGATDNAGGNALLLELARVFSNKKGGLTRGIKLAWWPGHSNGRYAGSTWYCSLLA